The following coding sequences lie in one Fusarium poae strain DAOMC 252244 chromosome 1, whole genome shotgun sequence genomic window:
- a CDS encoding hypothetical protein (TransMembrane:11 (o15-37i49-71o102-120i132-150o156-179i200-227o233-254i266-285o305-322i405-425o445-468i)~BUSCO:28632at5125), giving the protein MGALLSLPLLAVPSVGTIVSFAASCCGAATCSMVCSACGKCGNSVATRIAYALLLLVNSIIAWIMLTPWAIKKLQKLTLDFVTINCPTGECHGWLAVHRINFALGLFHLVLAGLLFGVATSKNPRASIQNGYWGPKIIAWLAFVVLSFLIPDSFFLFWGNYVAFAAAMLFLFLGLILLVDLAHNWAEYCLAQIEDTDSRVWRFVLIGSTLGMYIGSLAMTIVQYIFFARGSCSMNQAVITINLILWLAISVISVNPTVQEFNPKAGLAQAAMVAVYCTYLTMSAVSMEPNSKCNPLIMGQGTRTTSIVIGAIVTLLTIAYTTTRAATQSLGLGNSNGIQLPEDDEHGLVTQQPSARREMRAEALRRAVEEGSLPADALLSDDESEAGDTPAGDDERNRTQYSYTVFHIIFFLATAWVATLLTMNFDESTKDGDFATVGRTYAASWVKIVSAWVCYGMYTWTLVAPVVLPDRFDFS; this is encoded by the exons ATGGGCGCTCTTTTGTCTCTACCGCTTCTTGCGGTACCAAGCGTTGGTACT ATTGTATCCTTCGCTGCTAGCTGCTGTGGTGCTGCGACCTGTTCCATGGTCTGCAGTGCCTGTGGCAAATGCGGCAATAGTGTCGCAACCCGTATCGCATATGcgctccttctcctcgtGAACTCGATCATCGCCTGGATAATGCTCACGCCATGGGCAATCAAAAAGCTTCAGAAACTCACCCTCGATTTCGTCACGATCAATTGTCCAACTGGTGAATGCCATGGCTGGCTCGCAGTCCATCGGATCAACTTCGCCCTCGGTCTCTTCCATCTTGTCCTCGCTGGCCTGCTTTTCGGTGTCGCAACGTCCAAGAACCCTCGAGCGTCTATTCAGAACGGCTACTGGGGTCCCAAGATTATCGCCTGGCTCGCATTTGTTGTTCTTTCGTTCCTGATTCCCGACAGCTTTTTCTTGTTCTGGGGCAACTATGTCGCATTTGCCGCAGCTAtgctcttccttttcctcggTCTTATACTTCTTGTCGATCTTGCTCATAACTGGGCCGAATACTGCCTTGCACAAATCGAGGATACTGACTCGAGAGTTTGGCGATTTGTCTTGATTGGCTCTACTCTGGGCATGTACATCGGCTCTCTTGCTATGACCATTGTGCAGTATATCTTTTTCGCGCGCGGTTCATGCTCGATGAACCAGGCTGTAATCACCATCAACCTCATCCTCTGGCTTGCCATCTCTGTTATTTCCGTCAACCCTACCGTTCAAGAGTTCAATCCCAAGGCAGGACTTGCTCAGGCCGCCATGGTGGCAGTTTACTGCACATATCTAACAATGTCTGCTGTGTCTATGGAGCCTAACAGCAAGTGCAACCCTCTCATCATGGGCCAGGGAACACGGACAACATCCATCGTCATTGGTGCCATTGTTACTCTCCTCACGATTGCCTACACCACCACCCGAGCTGCCACTCAGAGTCTTGGTCTCGGCAATTCTAACGGTATTCAGTTGCCCGAGGACGACGAACATGGTCTTGTAACTCAACAGCCTAGTGCTCGCCGTGAAATGCGAGCCGAGGCTTTGCGCCGAGCTGTCGAGGAGGGAAGTCTGCCTGCCGATGCTCTGCTGTCCGATGACGAGAGTGAAGCTGGCGATACTCCCGCAGGAGATGATGAGCGAAACAGGACCCAGTACAGTTATACCGTATTCcacatcatcttcttcctggCAACTGCCTGGGTAGCTACCCTGCTAACCATGAACTTCGATGAATCCACTAAGGACGGCGACTTTGCAACTGTCGGGCGTACCTACGCAGCAAGTTGGGTCAAGATTGTCAGTGCTTGGGTCTGCTACGGCATGTATACATGGACACTGGTGGCCCCTGTTGTCCTTCCTGACCGTTTTGACTTTTCTTAG
- the MET2 gene encoding homoserine O- acetyltransferase (BUSCO:24215at5125), whose translation MSSPSPTESGKSANPLARLDNEGHDLPPSPAPSSPRTGRKRYALATELVYTDSKDQYGASSVPIYQSATFKQTSASGGQQEYDYTRSGNPTRTHLERHIAKIMNAQRALAISSGMGALDVITRLLRPGDEVITGDDLYGGSHRLLTYLAANQGIVVHHVDTTTVDSVRARLSEKTAMVLLETPTNPLIKVVDIPSITRLAHEVNPKALVVVDNTMLSPMLFNPLDVGCDIVYESGTKYLSGHHDIMAGVIAVNDTQIGDKLFFVINSTGCGLSPNDSFLLMRGVKTLAIRMEKQQANAQAIAEFLESRGFRVRYPGLKSHPQYDLHWSMARGAGAVLSFETGDPAVSERIVEAARLWAISVSFGCVNSLISMPCQMSHASIDAKTRAERQMPEDIIRLCVGIEDPNDLIEDLSRALVQAGAVTVTMDGFHATGAAKELGETPLAFQ comes from the exons ATGTCCTCTCCTTCACCTACCGAGTCTGGCAAGTCTGCCAACCCATTGGCACGACTCGACAATGAGGGACATGACCTTCCTCCATCTCCTGCTCCGTCGAGCCCACGCACTGGTCGCAAGCGCTATGCCCTCGCCACCGAACTTGTATACACCGATAGCAAAGATCAATATGGTGCCTCCAGCGTTCCTATTTACCAGTCTGCCACATTTAAGCAGACATCGGCCAGCGGTGGTCAGCAAGAATATGATTACACACGCTCAGGAAACCCCACCCGAACCCATCTTGAACGACATATTGCCAAGATCATGAACGCTCAGCGAGCATTGGCCATTAGCTCCGGAATGGGTGCTCTCGATGTCATTACTAGACTTCTCAGACCTGGTGACGAGGTCATCACCGGAGATGATCTTTACGGTGGCAGCCATCGTCTTCTTACTTACTTGGCTGCTAACCAAGGCATTGTCGTTCACCACGTCGATACCACGACTGTTGATAGCGTACGGGCACGACTTTCGGAAAAGACCGCCATGGTGCTGCTTGAGACCCCTACCAACCCTCTGATCAAGGTCGTTGATATCCCTTCTATTACTCGCCTGGCTCACGAAGTCAACCCCAAGGCTCTGGTCGTTGTCGACAATACAATGCTCTCGCCCATGCTGTTCAATCCTCTGGATGTCGGCTGTGACATTGTTTACGAATCTGGAACCAAGTACTTGTCAGGCCATCACGACATCATGGCTGGTGTTATTGCCGTGAACGATACCCAGATCGGAGACAAGCTCTTCTTTGTTATCAACTCCACGGGATGTGGTCTGTCTCCTAACGACTCATTCCTTCTCATGCGTGGCGTCAAGACTCTCGCCATCCGAATGGAGAAGCAGCAGGCCAACGCTCAAGCCATTGCAGAATTCCTTGAGTCTCGTGGCTTCCGTGTCCGGTACCCAGGCCTCAAGTCTCACCCTCAATATGACCTGCATTGGTCTATGGCTCGCGGCGCTGGTGCTGTTCTCTCTTTCGAGACTGGCGACCCTGCTGTTTCCGAGCGTATCGTTGAGGCTGCTCGCCTATGGGCTATCAGTGTCAGCTTCGGCTGTGTGAACAGTTTGATCAGCATGCCTTGTCAGATGAGCCACGCCAGTATTGATGCCAAGACACGAGCGGAGCGACAAATGCCTGAGGATATTATTCGACTTTGTGTTGGTATCGAAGACCCCAATGACTTGATTGAGGATCTTTCGCGCGCC TTGGTTCAAGCTGGTGCTGTCACCGTTACTATGGATGGTTTCCACGCGACTGGAGCTGCGAAGGAGCTTGGGGAGACCCCTCTCGCTTTCCAATAA
- the BST1 gene encoding GPI inositol deacylase (TransMembrane:10 (i102-125o770-789i810-830o867-889i896-913o933-964i985-1008o1020-1038i1050-1068o1074-1091i)~BUSCO:3167at5125) has product MKRRSSGSADDGDESSLESDIPDPDPRLTTRTSPARIRRPSSLNWKPSNDRNGRNGQARDDIQTTTSLKPTSLAAPSTPDMALARTPTQSPSPNRHTRRPRFSIVVLLVSALGIALLLGILRSLVTSQLDPKGCRMSYMRPSYVRFTEFDTEHTRFATKYSLYLYREQGVEPADKLLGIPVLFIPGNAGSYKQVRPIAAEAANYFHNNLQHDHGALDAGIRSLDFFTVDFNEDITAFHGQTLLDQAEYLNEAVRYILSLYSDPQRVTREDNLPDPTSVIVLGHSMGGVVARAMLVQPNYQTNSINTIITMSAPHARPPVTFDGQIVQIYDEINDYWRRAYSQKWANNNPLWHVTLVSIAGGGLDTIVPSDYASLESLVPLTHGFTVFSTGIPTVWTSMDHQAILWCDQFRKVITKTLYDIVDVHRGSQTKPRAERMKTFKKRFLTGMEPTMEKDLPLKEATTLLTLSDDSDSILPAGQRLVLSQIGRQSKPQAHLLPIPPQVSPETRRFTVLTDATLDEAGENGKLEVLFCSVYPFQSGQATSLYPFQIDLSGDDSGSTRLACKNAASDRILLPASTSSSRYPFYLDREREIVPFSYLQYDLGQLSDHQFVAIVEKATSNSPSFLIAEFSDKSAYSKKENPGLMKLLVSGVSMELPPSRPMSVEVNIPSLQSALLAYKLEIAYPQCEADKPLFSPLVRQYLDQPYESKYFVNARSADISLHGVAPYLPPALGSGTEKGLTFQFWTDPSCDSNLTIKIKPDFWGSLGKLYMRYRTVFAAFPMLTVALVLRKQFRVYDSSGVFISFSQSLDLCLRQSIPLLLVSLTLLSMSLEGVPVTWLGKFFNQAHTDPLSVDFHRHDILIGTDDPFFWFLVPLIGIVCIGVCAVVHYMAKALTHVLGLIYWAVTSFPLLGSTDDERVISSPAFVPSTPKRRMITTAILLFLVWTFIPYQFAYLVACLVQLFTVVRALRIKATAPSDANSNYYHYAHSVLLLMLWILPINLPILAVWIRNLAVHWLTPFSSHHNVLSIMPFILLVENLTTGKMVPRVSRLLGYVTSLLLFATALYAAMYGISHAYMLHYLVNIIAAWLVVLHSTNDPFSLSGLGAIFDSSTSEDRTKTKASM; this is encoded by the exons ATGAAGAGGCGCTCCTCCGGATCAGCCGATGATGGTGACGAATCCTCCCTCGAGTCTGATATTCCCGACCCCGATCCTAGATTGACGACGCGCACATCGCCCGCACGAATTCGACGACCTAGCAGCCTCAATTGGAAACCCTCGAATGATCGCAATGGTAGAAACGGCCAAGCCAGAGATGATATTCAAACAACGACCAGCTTGAAACCAACTTCTCTTGCTGCGCCGTCAACCCCCGACATGGCCCTCGCTAGGACACCGACGCAGTCTCCTTCTCCGAACCGGCACACGCGTCGTCCACGCTTCTCGATTGTTGTCTTGCTCGTTTCTGCGTTAGGGATTGCGCTCCTGCTCGGTATTCTTCGGTCACTCGTGACTAGTCAACTGGATCCAAAGGGGTGCCGCATGTCCTATATGCGCCCATCATACGTGCGCTTCACCGAATTCGATACCGAACATACTCGCTTTGCAACCAAATACTCGTTATACCTCTACCGCGAGCAAGGTGTCGAGCCGGCAGACAAG CTCCTCGGAATCCCTGTGCTTTTTATTCCTGGAAACGCAGGAAGCTACAAGCAGGTCCGTCCTATAGCTGCAGAAGCAGCCAACTATTTCCACAACAATCTTCAGCACGACCATGGCGCTCTCGATGCCGGCATCCGGAGCCTCGACTTCTTTACTGTGGATTTCAACGAAGATATAACAGCGTTTCACGGCCAGACTCTGCTCGACCAAGCCGAATACCTCAACGAAGCTGTTCGCTACATCCTTTCGCTCTACTCCGATCCTCAGCGCGTCACGAGAGAAGACAATTTACCCGATCCTACATCGGTTATTGTTCTGGGGCATTCTATGGGTGGTGTCGTTGCGAGAGCCATGCTTGTCCAACCCAACTACCAGACGAACTCGATCAATACCATTATCACAATGTCAGCACCGCATGCCCGCCCTCCTGTCACCTTTGATGGGCAGATAGTCCAGATCTACGACGAGATAAACGATTATTGGCGTCGGGCATATTCACAAAAATGGGCCAACAATAACCCATTGTGGCACGTTACCTTGGTCTCAATTGCAGGTGGCGGCCTGGACACGATTGTCCCATCGGATTATGCGAGTCTGGAGTCTCTGGTTCCGCTGACACATGGTTTTACTGTCTTCTCAACCGGTATACCAACTGTTTGGACAAGCATGGATCACCAGGCTATCCTCTGGTGCGACCAGTTCCGAAAAGTAATTACGAAAACGCTCTACGATATTGTCGACGTTCATCGCGGATCGCAGACCAAACCACGGGCTGAACGAATGAAGACTTTCAAGAAGCGCTTTTTGACGGGAATGGAACCAACGATGGAGAAGGACTTGCCGTTGAAAGAAGCAACAACTTTACTCACACTTAGTGACGATTCTGATTCCATTCTTCCGGCTGGACAGAGGCTTGTCCTGAGTCAAATCGGCAGACAGTCAAAGCCTCAAGCTCATTTGCTTCCCATTCCACCGCAGGTTTCACCCGAGACCAGACGTTTTACCGTTCTTACGGATGCTACTCTGGACGAAGCTGGTGAGAATGGCAAATTGGAGGTCCTTTTCTGCAGTGTGTATCCCTTTCAATCTGGACAAGCCACTTCCCTTTACCCTTTTCAGATCGACCTCTCAGGAGATGACAGTGGCTCGACAAGACTTGCTTGTAAGAACGCAGCGTCGGACCGTATTTTGCTTCCTGCATCTACGTCGTCATCCAGATATCCATTTTATCTTGACCGCGAGCGGGAAATCGTCCCATTTTCTTACCTTCAATATGATCTTGGACAACTCTCTGACCATCAATTTGTGGCCATTGTCGAAAAGGCTACTTCAAACTCCCCGAGCTTTTTAATCGCAGAGTTCAGTGATAAGTCTGCATATtcgaagaaagagaatcCTGGGCTCATGAAGTTGCTCGTTTCCGGAGTTTCGATGGAACTTCCCCCCAGTCGCCCGATGTCTGTGGAAGTCAACATTCCTTCGTTGCAGTCAGCTCTTCTCGCCTACAAGCTTGAGATTGCATACCCTCAGTGTGAAGCCGACAAGCCTCTCTTCAGCCCATTGGTTCGACAATATCTTGATCAACCGTACGAGTCCAAATATTTTGTCAATGCCCGGTCTGCCGACATTAGCCTTCATGGTGTTGCCCCCTACTTACCACCTGCCTTGGGTTCTGGGACCGAAAAGGGCCTGACATTTCAGTTCTGGACTGATCCGTCTTGCGACTCTAACCTCACAATCAAAATCAAGCCTGACTTCTGGGGTAGTCTGGGCAAATTGTACATGAGGTATCGAACTGTCTTCGCTGCTTTCCCTATGTTGACTGTGGCACTTGTGTTACGCAAGCAGTTCCGCGTCTATGACAGTTCAGGGGTCTTCATTTCATTCTCACAGAGCTTAGATCTGTGTTTACGGCAATCAATACCTCTACTTCTCGTGTCGTTGACACTCCTCTCAATGTCACTAGAAGGCGTGCCGGTTACTTGGCTTGGCAAATTCTTTAACCAGGCCCACACGGATCCTTTGAGTGTCGACTTCCACCGTCATGATATACTCATTGGAACGGATGATCCCTTCTTCTGGTTTCTCGTTCCCCTCATCGGGATTGTTTGTATCGGAGTTTGTGCTGTTGTTCACTACATGGCAAAGGCACTTACACATGTCCTTGGCCTCATCTATTGGGCAGTAACCTCATTTCCTCTGTTAGGGTCAACAGATGACGAAAGGGTGATTAGCTCACCGGCATTCGTCCCCTCAACTCCCAAGAGACGCATGATCACCACCGCCATCCTCTTATTTCTTGTGTGGACGTTTATTCCCTATCAGTTTGCTTACCTGGTAGCATGTCTGGTACAGCTCTTCACCGTGGTCCGAGCCCTACGCATCAAGGCTACGGCTCCTTCAGACGCTAATTCGAACTACTACCATTATGCGCACTCTGTTTTGCTCCTGATGCTTTGGATCCTTCCCATTAATTTACCTATCCTGGCAGTTTGGATTCGGAACTTGGCAGTACATTGGCTCACGCCGTTCTCCTCACATCACAATGTTCTGTCAATAATGCCGTTCATCCTACTCGTGGAGAACTTGACAACCGGCAAGATGGTGCCTCGTGTCAGCCGGCTCTTGGGCTATGTCACTAGTCTGCTTCTGTTCGCTACCGCGCTTTATGCCGCTATGTATGGCATTTCCCATGCATATATGCTTCACTATTTGGTGAACATCATCGCCGCTTGGCTGGTTGTACTGCATTCAACGAACGACCCCTTCTCTCTAAGTGGGTTAGGTGCGATATTCGACAGTAGCACAAGCGAGGACCGAACGAAGACAAAGGCCTCCATGTGA
- a CDS encoding hypothetical protein (TransMembrane:12 (i12-33o53-73i80-100o106-129i141-166o172-192i322-343o363-381i401-421o427-450i462-480o507-527i)~BUSCO:22697at5125), which translates to MHQDQQNRLYQARIIASVAATVMSLACGTNYVYSAWAPQFAERLKLSSTESNLIGLCGNLGMYTLGMPIGAFIDHRGPRPAVLAGAILMLLGYFPLHQAYHRGSGSVIMMCVFSYMTGLGSCMAFAASVKTSALNWPKTRGTATAFPLAAFGLSAFFFSFVGAVFFPGNPSAFLELLAWGTSGLTFGSFFFLKVYHDQPEYEAVPASDDTQSIPSSASQQFRPGSSEEPKPFRSSRVDNEPASSSTAAPDSTGSLGTPLAPEFGLVVAPENPEDLEVGERSPLTSRPSSRTDQPLLGNNYINNDGSHHLDIRGLALLRSASFWHLFIIMGILAGVGLMTINNIGNDAKALWKHYDKNVTDDSLVHRQQMHVSALSICSFLGRLSSGVGSDFLVNRLHASRLWCLVAACIIFIFAQVCALNVENPHWLGLVSGPSGLAYGFLFGVSPSLVAETFGVGGLSQNWGFITMAPVFSSNIFNLFYGKIYDAHSVVGKDGELSCLDGLECYRSAYWVTLLSCCAGTGITLWAIRHRHAKHQRAMNKGHEED; encoded by the exons ATGCATCAAGACCAGCAGAATCGCCTTTATCAGGCACGCATTATCGCTAGCGTCGCTGCAACTGTCATGTCCCTGGCTTGCGGCACCAAC TATGTCTACTCAGCTTGGGCTCCGCAGTTTGCGGAACGATTGAAATTGTCGTCTACAGAGAGCAACTTGATCGGTCTATGTGGTAATCTGGGAATGTATACCCTTGGCATGCCCATAGGTGCCTTTATTGACCATCGAGGCCCGCGACCTGCTGTCCTTGCCGGTGCCATCCTCATGCTCCTTGGCTACTTTCCTCTTCACCAAGCCTATCATCGTGGCTCCGGATCCGTGATTATGATGTGTGTCTTCTCCTACATGACTGGCCTGGGCAGTTGTATGGCATTCGCTGCATCTGTCAAGACGTCTGCTCTCAACTGGCCCAAGACCCGTGGAACCGCCACAGCTTTCCCTTTGGCTGCCTTTGGCTTGAGTgcattcttcttctctttcgtcGGTGCTGTCTTTTTCCCTGGCAATCCCAGTGCTTTCCTTGAACTTCTCGCCTGGGGCACCTCTGGCCTTACCTTTGGcagcttcttctttctgaAAGTCTATCACGACCAGCCCGAGTATGAGGCCGTACCCGCATCCGACGACACGCAGAGCAttccatcatcagcatctcaGCAATTTCGACCTGGATCTTCAGAGGAGCCGAAACCCTTCCGCTCCTCTCGAGTGGATAATGAACCCG CATCCTCATCTACCGCCGCCCCGGATTCGACGGGCTCTCTTGGAACTCCACTTGCGCCTGAATTCGGCCTTGTGGTCGCCCCCGAGAATCCTGAAGACCTCGAGGTTGGCGAGAGGTCACCCCTGACTTCTCGTCCCTCATCACGAACCGATCAACCCCTGCTTggaaataattatattaataacgaTGGATCTCACCATCTAGACATTCGAGGTCTCGCCCTCTTGCGCAGCGCCAGCTTTTGGCACCTCTTTATCATCATGGGTATCTTGGCTGGCGTTGGTCTCATGACCATCAA CAATATTGGAAACGATGCCAAGGCTCTTTGGAAGCACTACGACAAGAATGTGACCGACGATTCTCTCGTCCATAGACAACAAATGCATGTATCAGCGTTGTCTATTTGTAGCTTCCTCGGCAGACTGTCAAGTG GTGTCGGCTCCGACTTCTTGGTCAACAGACTTCACGCCAGCAGGCTCTGGTGTCTTGTTGCTGCCTGCATAATCTTCATCTTTGCCCAGGTGTGTGCCTTGAACGTCGAAAACCCACACTGGCTTGGCCTAGTCTCGGGCCCGTCCGGCTTGGCCTATGGCTTCCTCTTTGGTGTCTCTCCCTCTCTTGTCGCCGAGACTTTTGGCGTTGGGGGACTTAGCCAGAATTGGGGCTTTATTACCATGGCTCCTGTGTTTTCGtccaacatcttcaacctaTTTTATGGTAAAATTTACGACGCACATAGTGTAGTTGGTAAAGACGGCGAGTTATCTTGCTTAGACGGTCTTGAATGCTACCGCTCCGCCTATTGGGTCACACTATTATCATGCTGCGCTGGAACAGGCATCACTCTCTGGGCGATTCGCCATCGGCATGCAAAGCACCAAAGGGCGATGAACAAGGGACACGAGGAGGACTAA
- a CDS encoding hypothetical protein (BUSCO:5916at5125), which produces MATIKQIDGRTVHQIQSGQVIVDLCSVVKELVENSVDSGATSIDVRFKNQGLDLIEVADNGSGIAPDNYPSVALKHHTSKLSSYSDIATLETFGFRGEALASLCALSTVSITTCQQGEAPKGTKLSFDPSGKLSGTAVVAASKGTTVSVESLFHNLPVRRRELERNIKREWNKVIALLNQYACIQTNMKFSVSQQPSKGKRVQMFSTKGNPTTRENIINIFGAKTMTVLVPLDLCLEMQPSTVSPALRVESDNDSTSKEVRVVGHVSRPSHGDGRQTPDRQMFFVNGRPCGLPQFAKAFNEVYKSYNNTQTPFILADIQLDTHMYDVNVSPDKRSILLHDQNQLLDNLRTSLTDLFDSQDYTVPTSQLMPFKSRTETTPSVNTPFKPLHVTPRKAPDNSHSNRGSDDENSSEDTPPSRVPSGAARRVGASRSLEINASSQNLISGWIERKSTKRSESRGYQAPNVADATPSAIRGEPSLFVRSPSPPSEPDENDIKKSLPVRDFNKQLKAKSVIKDNSSVAPAIPAILAEREPQIPATTPLRREQPETTHTSPSKTPRTRTIPETTVIIGDEVLETVANNTDDEDEQAGVATDDDMEVDDPKPSFGSTLTQRFAAGRRKTDTEKPSIKETGANVSDDSIASESDSEEADSDISTTGADEDKNTVPEVTMPRPDDQATEEPRAQNVSPDSTPSPKPDATAIMDHRIQASKSSVRKKDSTAQLLQTLQTSESLIKSELKSWANGLPSDGDVEGDEDEVTDLAAANAEDKLSLTIARKDFLRMRIAGQFNMGFIIASRPASVRPGEELEAADNDELFIIDQHATDEKYNFERLQEIQTVQSQRLVHPKRLELTALEEEIVLQNIPAIEANGFKVHVDMSGDEPVGSRCEVLALPMSREVTFSLADFEELIALLGEESSESRHIPRPSKL; this is translated from the exons ATGGCTACTATAAAGCAGATTGATGGACGCACG GTTCATCAAATCCAGTCCGGGCAGGTTATCGTTGATCTTTGCTCTGTTGTTAAAGAACTGGTGGAGAACAGCGTTGATTCAGGCGCAACAAGCATAG ATGTTCGCTTCAAGAATCAAGGACTTGATCTCATCGAGGTGGCCGACAATGGATCTGGCATTGCCCCTGACAACTATCCTTCAGTGGCTCTCAAACACCACACCTCAAAGCTTTCATCGTACTCTGATATAGCCACATTGGAGACGTTTGGGTTCCGTGGCGAAGCTTTGGCTTCCTTGTGTGCTCTGTCCACTGTTAGCATCACGACTTGTCAGCAAGGCGAGGCTCCTAAGGGGACCAAACTCAGCTTCGACCCGTCTGGAAAGCTAAGCGGGACAGCTGTGGTTGCAGCCTCAAAAGGCACCACCGTCTCTGTTGAGAGTCTATTTCACAACTTACCTGTTCGTCGTCGTGAACTTGAACGTAACATCAAACGAGAATGGAACAAAGTAATCGCTCTCCTTAACCAGTATGCCTGTATCCAAACCAACATGAAGTTCTCTGTATCTCAGCAACCTTCAAAGGGAAAGAGAGTGCAGATGTTTTCAACAAAGGGTAACCCTACAACGAGGGAAAACATCATCAATATCTTTGGAGCAAAAACCATGACGGTTCTGGTACCGCTCGACTTATGTCTCGAGATGCAACCTTCTACTGTCAGTCCGGCTCTACGAGTTGAATCTGACAATGATTCTACATCCAAAGAAGTCCGTGTTGTGGGCCACGTTTCCCGACCTTCTCATGGAGATGGGCGCCAAACCCCAGATCGCCAAATGTTCTTCGTGAACGGCAGGCCCTGTGGCTTACCCCAGTTTGCAAAAGCATTCAACGAAGTGTACAAATCTTACAATAACACGCAAACACCTTTTATTCTAGCTGATATTCAGCTCGATACCCACATGTACGATGTCAATGTCAGTCCTGATAAAAGAAGTATATTGTTACATGATCAAAATCAACTCCTTGATAACCTGCGCACTTCACTCACGGATCTCTTCGATTCCCAAGACTACACGGTCCCTACATCTCAGCTTATGCCATTCAAGAGTCGTACTGAGACGACACCAAGCGTCAACACACCTTTCAAACCCCTTCATGTCACTCCTAGAAAGGCGCCTGATAATTCACATTCCAATCGTGGATCGGATGATGAGAATAGCAGTGAAGACACACCACCATCAAGGGTGCCTTCTGGTGCTGCAAGAAGGGTTGGCGCTTCAAGGTCATTGGAAATAAATGCCAGTAGTCAGAATCTTATCAGTGGGTGGATTGAGAGGAAGTCGACCAAGAGGTCAGAAAGCCGAGGCTACCAAGCACCGAATGTAGCAGATGCAACTCCTTCTGCCATACGAGGTGAACCGAGCCTATTTGTCAGGAGTCCTTCACCACCATCAGAACCTGATGAAAATGATATCAAAAAATCACTGCCTGTTCGAGATTTCAACAAACAGCTCAAAGCAAAATCTGTCATCAAAGATAATTCTTCTGTTGCACCAGCCATTCCTGCTATTTTGGCTGAGAGAGAACCTCAGATACCTGCAACGACACCTTTGAGACGAGAGCAACCCGAGACTACACATACTAGTCCGAGCAAAACGCCCCGGACCAGGACGATACCAGAGACGACTGTCATCATAGGAGATGAAGTATTGGAAACGGTCGCAAATAACActgatgacgaagatgaacaAGCAGGTGTTGCTACTGACGACGATATGGAGGTTGACGACCCAAAGCCCTCTTTCGGGAGTACTTTGACGCAAAGATTTGCAGCTGGGCGTAGAAAGACAGACACGGAGAAGCCTTCCATCAAAGAAACGGGTGCCAATGTGTCTGACGATTCGATAGCCTCGGAATCTGATAGCGAAGAAGCAGACAGTGACATTTCTACCACAGGTGCAGATGAAGATAAGAATACTGTTCCCGAAGTAACTATGCCACGACCCGACGATCAGGCAACGGAAGAACCAAGAGCACAGAATGTTTCGCCGGATAGTACTCCATCCCCAAAACCAGACGCAACTGCCATCATGGACCACAGGATTCAAGCTTCCAAGTCTAGTGTACGAAAGAAGGATTCCACGGCTCAGCTTCTCCAGACTTTACAGACGAGCGAGAGCCTCATAAAATCAGAGTTGAAATCTTGGGCAAACGGTCTTCCCTCGGATGGAGACGTCGAgggtgacgaggatgaggtgACGGATCTTGCTGCTGCTAATGCGGAAGACAAGCTGTCTCTCACCATAGCTCGCAAAGACTTCTTGAGAATGAGAATAGCGGGCCAATTTAATATGGGCTTTATCATTGCAAGCCGTCCAGCGAGTGTGAGGCCGGGCGAAGAACTCGAAGCCGCCGATAACGATGAGTTGTTTATCATTGACCAGCATGCAACGGATGAGAAGTACAATTTTGAGAGACTGCAAGAGATCCAAACAGTACAATCTCAGCGGCTGGTTCACCCCAAAAGGCTCGAGTTGACAGCTCTTGAGGAAGAGATTGTATTACAGAATATCCCTGCAATCGAGGCCAACGGGTTCAAAGTACATGTGGACATGAGTGGAGATGAACCCGTGGGCTCACGTTGCGAAGTGCTTGCCCTCCCCATGAGCCGCGAGGTAACCTTCTCACTCGCTGACTTCGAGGAGCTCATAGCATTGCTTGGTGAAGAATCGTCAGAGTCAAGGCATATTCCTCGCCCATCCAAG CTTTAA